TCCTTGATGTTAGGGACTATCAGACCCTGCGGGGTATCCATCGCAATTCCGATGTTGTGTCTTGGTCGCATAATAAGCTGCGGCTTGTCGGGGTTGCTGGTATCGACTTTCGCGTTGAGAATAGGGTACTCATTCAGAGCAAGCGAAACCGCTTTGATCACGAATGAGAGGAACGTGATCTTTCTTGGGTCGTTCTTGTCGTTGGCGATCTTCTTTCTCAAGGCCGATatgttgttgatattgagcTCATCGGCATATCCGAAGTGAGGAATCGTCAGTGACCGAGTCATAGCCTTGAACATCTGTGATTGAATTGGCGTTAGGCTAACCGCTGTGTCGGCTTGCTGTGACGCTGGTACAGCTGTACTCGGTGTGTCCCTCATTGCAACAAACTTATGGATGTCCTCCTTCAGCACACGTCCATCCTTGCCTGTTCCGTTCACATCTTCGATATTCACATTCAATGTCTTCAGTAGCCCGCGGACAGCCGGGGTAGCAAGTGTAGCAAAGCGTGACTTCGGTAAATTGCCTGTAGTATCCGTAGTCGAGAGAGCAGCTGACGCCGGAACGGTTTGGGGTGTTGTCTGTGACCCTGTTGTAGTATGCGCTGGTGGAGAGGGCTCCGCCGCGGCCGGAGGATGATCTTCGGGGTACTTGGCGTCGTCGACTTCTATATCGCAAAGTGCCTACGACCACCCGAAATTAGCAAGCACAATTGAAATATCAGTATATGGTCTTACCCTTCCTGTGGGAACAGTATCATCCGCTTGGAAATACAATTTCTTCACAATGCCCTCATACCTCGATGTAAtctgaatatatatatattagctTGAAACACAAAGATTCCATTCAGAACGACAAGGTCCACAAACATCATCGACCGCCTTATCAGACTGATACTGGCAAAGCGGATTCCACTCTTCAATCCGAGCCCCTTCCTCAACATACCACTGAATGATCTGGACCTCCGTTATCCCTGTGAGATGAATTGAGATTAGCTATCAGACAGAACATCATGACGGTTCGGATAGATAAAAAAGAACGCACCTTCACCAACATCTTTCAATACTTGGGACCTAATACCACCAAGAGCCAAAGCAGCGTGGAAACTccgccgaggaggacatATCGTAGGTGATCGAACACTATTCAAGGCTGTGCGGGATTGAGCGGATGTCCAGGCTCTGGAGTAGGCCCCACTGCAACGTAGGATATTCATTGTTGAATCTGCAGTCAGACAGGGGAATATAGAAACAAGAGTCCTCGCGATGGGCGAACAATCCTCACTCCCTTTCTTTTATCTCCCCGCATTATGCGCTTCCAACCGCCGACGATAACCGACGCATAGCGTAATGTCACGTGGGGCTCTCCGCATTTCGGGGAATCGGTGGGTAAATCACGTGGAAGATAGGGCTTGGTCTTGGGTATATAGATAGGGGCGCGAGCTCGTTTATCTACCGAAGATTATAGGGATGGTTGGTAATTCCAGCAGATACCCATCAAGCCACTCGGGTCTAGGTTTCACCGGGACAGGACAATCCAAGGTGGCGTGTACAGTGTGGGTAAGTAGCCCCTGATGTAGGTATTTCCCGTGTGGGTATACTCCGCCTGGTAGGTAAACCTGAGGTAGGTATTCTCCGTAGTAGGGAATGGCCGCAGCAGGAAATCCCCAGCCCTGGTATGGCATCATGTAGGTATTTCCCAATATAAGAAGGGTTACGTCGTCATACAACAAGCCATCCAACTTTTTTCAACCATCTGAGGGAGTTTCTATTTTGTGTCCTACTGTCTTTAATCTACAAGATGGATGTTTTTCTCGACGTCCTAGACACATTTGTCTTCGACCGATTATACGCGTCGATATTGCCGGCACCAaatggagctggagacgTAGGATCGCCATCACAGAAAGCCTATAACCAACATATCGGTGTTTATATTCCTCTGGAACCGTCTGAATATGTGGACGCGAGCATATGGAAGCGAGACGACATTGTGCGGCAGGCGATGTCTCTATTCCTAATTGCCTGGTACGTTTGCGGGCCCCCTCCAGGAAAACCATGTACTAACCAGGgcactttttttttcattcGGCAGGGTCTTCGGTTTGGCCATGTACCTCATCGGTAGCTTCGTTGTCTACCATACAATGTGGGACAAGCGGCTCCTGCGGCATCCTCATTTCCTCAAAAACCAAATGCGCCTCGAGATTAAGCAAGGCGTGAGCGCGATCCCTGTGATAGCTATCTTGACTGCACCTTTCTTCGTAGCCGAGGTGCGTGGCTGGTCTAAGCTTTACGACTTTTCGAGTGAAGCCCCATTCCCCGGGTATACGTGGTTGCAATATCCGCTATTCGTGTGTTTCACGGACTGCGGAATCTATTGGATCCATCGATGGCTGCATATCCCATCTGTATACCGCCACCTGCACAAGCCACACCACAAATGGGTCGTGCCGACGCCGTTCGCCAGCTACGCTTTCCACCCAGTGGATGGCTGGTCGCAGAGTCTTCCATACCATATCTTCCCGTTTTTGTTTCCGCTGCAGAAAAGTGCCTACCTAGGACTTTTCACATTCGTGACCTTATGGACAGTATTGATACGTAAGTCGTGCTCGTGCCATTGAATTCCGTAAACAGTTCTAATGCTTAACAGATGACGCCGAGTACATCTCTCATTCTGTGGTTGTCAACGGGTCAGCATGTCACACAATGCATCATTTATACTTCAACTATAATTATGGGCAATTTATGACTCTCTGGGATAGGTTAGGAGGGACATACCGCACGCCGAAGGAGGACGGTTTCCTGCAAAAAGAGAATCTTCGGGCCCAGAGcaccaagaaggacgagTAAAAGACGGGTATTGAGTTAATATTCCAATGTTAGATAAAGGGTGGCTTGTCATCCCATTTCTAGTGCACTCGGTGTTGTCATGTACCGACTGCACCATTTAATAAATTCATTTAATTTCCCCAGATCATCTGTTGCAGCGCTGTCTGAATCCAAATATGGAAGATTTGTTCGTTGGCTGGCAATGTCAAGCGTGACCGTCAGTAGTAGCCAAAGCTCTTTGGCATGTTTCGGGTATCCTAGAAGAAGTTTCTGTTCGTTGTTTGAGGATGCGGAATCCCATATTTGCTTCCAGTTATTGGCGGCAGATCTTATCTTCTCCAATGGTACAGACCCGAAAAAGTCGACTCTGGCCATGAATGCGAGGGAATTTAGTGCTGGGAGTAATTTTCTTTTAGCAAAACTGTCCAAATATAAAGCTTGCGATGCAGCATACCATAGATCATGATTAGCAAATGTTCTGCTGAAAGTGAGAGTCTGGAAGGGATGGGTCCAGGGTCCGGATTGTCGAGCAACAGCCGAACTGCTTCCCTTACAGAGGGTAGTGGGAGCTCTGCTTCATAATCCATGGCAATGCGATTGAATGTCGACGCATCTTCGGCCTCCCATAGCTCCGTTTTCCATGGAAACGAGCAGTCCAGTTCAAATATGGATATACTGGGACGATTTCTGAAACAGAGTGTGAGGAACCCGTCCGCAAGAAATACCCATGAAGCAAGGCGTATGCATACTTCCTCCGCTACCAATAATCCCCACGAACCATCCTCGCCACTGTTAGATGTAGGCGCCATTGACCGTTTCAGGTGGAATATGCCCAAGCAACGCATAAGAGATACCAAACTTGGATGACGAATGATCCGAATGCGGCGCCTAGTCTCGACCCTCTCTTGCCCGAACTGCAGCATCTCGATAATTAGAGCGGcttggatgagctggattGTAGAGTGCTGGCTTGCAATCTTGTGAGTTGGCAGAGTAGACTGAGTAGATAGGGCAGTAACACTACGAAATATGAATTCTTCAGCCACATCAAGAAGCCGGGGCAACAGATATGCATCGTCCAATGAATTGCTGTATGTTGCACCCGTTAAAAATATTGAGAGCAGGAGCGGGTTGGAAACATTTCCCGGATCGAATGTGGGAAAATGCACAACCGGGAGATGCCAGTGAAGGGAGTGGAAGAATACTGAGACGAATATGGCAATGTTGGAGACGGTAAAAAGGGAGGCCAGTTGAGAAGTATCGTATAATAACTGTGTATTATCCG
This sequence is a window from Aspergillus puulaauensis MK2 DNA, chromosome 6, nearly complete sequence. Protein-coding genes within it:
- a CDS encoding putative 2-oxo acid dehydrogenases acyltransferase (COG:C;~EggNog:ENOG410PHM6;~InterPro:IPR036625,IPR000089,IPR001078,IPR004167, IPR023213,IPR011053;~PFAM:PF00364,PF00198,PF02817;~go_function: GO:0016746 - transferase activity, transferring acyl groups [Evidence IEA]), with the protein product MNILRCSGAYSRAWTSAQSRTALNSVRSPTICPPRRSFHAALALGGIRSQVLKDVGEGITEVQIIQWYVEEGARIEEWNPLCQYQSDKAVDDITSRYEGIVKKLYFQADDTVPTGRALCDIEVDDAKYPEDHPPAAAEPSPPAHTTTGSQTTPQTVPASAALSTTDTTGNLPKSRFATLATPAVRGLLKTLNVNIEDVNGTGKDGRVLKEDIHKFVAMRDTPSTAVPASQQADTAVSLTPIQSQMFKAMTRSLTIPHFGYADELNINNISALRKKIANDKNDPRKITFLSFVIKAVSLALNEYPILNAKVDTSNPDKPQLIMRPRHNIGIAMDTPQGLIVPNIKDVGSISILDVAQEVSRLSALGKEGKLTPADLSGGTITVSNIGNIGGTYVSPVIVTNEVAILGVGRSRTIPVFDEADQVAKGEVVNFSWSADHRVVDGATMARMASKVKELIESPERMLLSLR
- a CDS encoding sterol desaturase family protein (COG:I;~EggNog:ENOG410Q2RF;~InterPro:IPR006694;~PFAM:PF04116;~TransMembrane:3 (o69-91i112-133o153-174i);~go_function: GO:0005506 - iron ion binding [Evidence IEA];~go_function: GO:0016491 - oxidoreductase activity [Evidence IEA];~go_process: GO:0008610 - lipid biosynthetic process [Evidence IEA];~go_process: GO:0055114 - oxidation-reduction process [Evidence IEA]) codes for the protein MDVFLDVLDTFVFDRLYASILPAPNGAGDVGSPSQKAYNQHIGVYIPLEPSEYVDASIWKRDDIVRQAMSLFLIAWVFGLAMYLIGSFVVYHTMWDKRLLRHPHFLKNQMRLEIKQGVSAIPVIAILTAPFFVAEVRGWSKLYDFSSEAPFPGYTWLQYPLFVCFTDCGIYWIHRWLHIPSVYRHLHKPHHKWVVPTPFASYAFHPVDGWSQSLPYHIFPFLFPLQKSAYLGLFTFVTLWTVLIHDAEYISHSVVVNGSACHTMHHLYFNYNYGQFMTLWDRLGGTYRTPKEDGFLQKENLRAQSTKKDE
- a CDS encoding uncharacterized protein (COG:S;~EggNog:ENOG410PRK7;~InterPro:IPR036236,IPR036864,IPR007219,IPR013087, IPR001138;~PFAM:PF00172,PF04082;~go_function: GO:0000981 - DNA-binding transcription factor activity, RNA polymerase II-specific [Evidence IEA];~go_function: GO:0003677 - DNA binding [Evidence IEA];~go_function: GO:0008270 - zinc ion binding [Evidence IEA];~go_process: GO:0006351 - transcription, DNA-templated [Evidence IEA];~go_process: GO:0006355 - regulation of transcription, DNA-templated [Evidence IEA]); the protein is MQVSIDRIKPPRSCISTSTSHLTNVILGQSTYGTMFRCAQCDKSYQRKAHLQRHEVTHTGQAATACPFCRKLFLKPYSLLVLGPVIELCLTRSLHREVARRHGKTCATKHNRQPAPAAKPGRKRQSCDQCFSMKKACDKGPPCSRCLSLGLQCTFESQQASSPTDSSSTAFSLSPSIQSSVPSKNDTQFSFLRHFTDPFVEKDRLAIGTTAECSIPRNLENLYSHLEDALIPLDSMAALFGDFSGMSSFFQPPLTTDSHIPTDFLSSGPGPTKLSGQLNELMMELVETSKSMKIESADNTQLLYDTSQLASLFTVSNIAIFVSVFFHSLHWHLPVVHFPTFDPGNVSNPLLLSIFLTGATYSNSLDDAYLLPRLLDVAEEFIFRSVTALSTQSTLPTHKIASQHSTIQLIQAALIIEMLQFGQERVETRRRIRIIRHPSLVSLMRCLGIFHLKRSMAPTSNSGEDGSWGLLVAEEVCIRLASWVFLADGFLTLCFRNRPSISIFELDCSFPWKTELWEAEDASTFNRIAMDYEAELPLPSVREAVRLLLDNPDPGPIPSRLSLSAEHLLIMIYALNSLAFMARVDFFGSVPLEKIRSAANNWKQIWDSASSNNEQKLLLGYPKHAKELWLLLTVTLDIASQRTNLPYLDSDSAATDDLGKLNEFIKWCSRYMTTPSALEMG